The Scomber japonicus isolate fScoJap1 chromosome 8, fScoJap1.pri, whole genome shotgun sequence genome has a segment encoding these proteins:
- the spdl1 gene encoding protein Spindly, with protein MLESLQSDYDCVKNQQRQQLQEEQEHLERSHSMAVNDLNNKILRLQSSLEESQLSEKQLKHKLEVQAETLNNKTEELRALNEHTQSSMTSEMMEVQMKIMELESIKVELEQTLQESQYREQQLELTNTSLQRHLERITEEKEEREKEAVSWFNSLEKSREANRDLQIQLDQVLQQAQDPNSKGNSLFAELEDKRAEMERQLISMKVQYQSLQKQHAFTKQQLQRMKVQIATLMQLQGSRADPAQLERLQSMLSEKNGEIQHLMNKVQRLEKVEMTLKSQPANPAPAEGSEGQDETYYTDLLQMKLNNTVKDAERMGDELSLQRMKSLSESQRALELERKLFTSERLLKQAQSDKIKLQLRVEELQHKYEPKEAKKNLIQRRRKEKLPVDIVPSSETTTTDNKGEQVVAVEMDVTDTKTLDAEVNTCPTAEPVISVQDSKSEPRPAKCVKISGDEPIVIPNPSSPGAGCNEKELEENQQQNRREERRRKPRTVEMIHVSSNNSMENQCAQQ; from the exons ATGCTGGAGTCGCTGCAGTCAGACTACGACTGTGTGAAGAACCAGCAGAGACAGCAGCTTCAAGAAGAACAGGAACATCTGGAGAGGAGCCACAGCATGGCAGTCAATGATCTCAACAACAAG ATCTTGAGGCTGCAGTCTTCTCTGGAGGAGTCCCAGCTGAGCGAGAAGCAGCTGAAACACAAGCTGGAGGTTCAGGCGGAGACGCTGAACAACAAGACAGAGGAGCTGCGAGCTCTGAACGAACACACCCAGAGCTCCATGACGTCTGAGATGATGGAGGTGCAGATGAAGATCATGGAGCTGGAGAGCATTAAG GTGGAGCTGGAACAGACGCTGCAGGAGTCACAGTATAGAGAGCAGCAGCTGGAACTGACCAATACCAGCCTACAGCGTCACCTCGAGCGAAtcacagaagagaaagaggagagggagaaagaagctGTTTCCTGGTTCAATTCATTAGag AAATCTCGTGAGGCGAACCGGGACCTCCAGATCCAGCTGGACCAGGTTCTGCAGCAGGCCCAGGATCCAAACAGCAAAGGCAACTCCCTGTTCGCTGAG TTGGAGGATAAGCGTGCTGAGATGGAGAGACAGCTGATCAGTATGAAGGTCCAGTATCAGTCGCTGCAGAAACAACACGCCTTCActaaacagcagctgcagcgcatgaag GTCCAGATAGCCACTCTGATGCAGCTCCAGGGATCCAGGGCTGACCCTGCTCAGCTGGAGAGACTGCAGTCCATGCTGTCAGAGAAGAACGGAGAGATCCAACACCTAATGAACAAAGTGCAGAGACTGGAGAAGGTGGAG atgacGTTGAAGTCTCAGCCAGCTAATCCtgctccagcagagggcagcgaGGGCCAAGATGAAACCTACTACACTGACCTGCTCCAAATGAAGCTCAACAACACTGT taaGGATGCAGAGCGTATGGGAGACGAGCTCTCCCTGCAGAGGATGAAGTCTctgtcagagagtcagagagctCTGGAGCTGGAGAGGAAACTGTTCACGTCTGAACGGCTGCTCAAACAG GCTCAGAGCGATAAGATCAAACTGCAGCTACGAGTAGAGGAGCTACAACATAAATATGAACCCAAAG AGGCCAAAAAGAATCTCATccagaggagaaggaaagagaagctTCCTGTGGACATCGTACCCTCCTCTGAGACAACCACAACTGACAACAAGGGCGAGCAGGTTGTTGCCGTGGAGATGGACGTCACAGATACTAAGACTTTAGATGCTGAGGTTAACACTTGTCCTACAGCTGAGCCAGTGATCTCCGtgcaag ATTCAAAGTCTGAGCCCAGGCCTGCAAAGTGTGTGAAGATCAGTGGAGATGAACCCATTGTGATTCCCAAtccgag ctCTCCTGGTGCTGGCTGTAATGAGAAGGAGTTGGAGGAGAACCAGCagcagaacagaagagaggagagaagaagaaaaccgaGAACAGTAGAGATGATCCACGTTAGCTCTAATAACAGTATGGAGAACCAGTGTGCTCAGCAGTAA
- the sil1 gene encoding nucleotide exchange factor SIL1 isoform X1, with protein sequence MRELFVCLCEDRRDKQHLFLCFSPHTFIEAVVMRLLSSSERGASSSCLTLAFLMLLLCCHITSTLSQKSESALTVVENMEGGEGASSDDDGDEVTIDEDEEEGDLEVVQPTEEWQTLKPGQAVPAGSHVRLNLQTGQREVRLGEEQLKYWTQEHREEKEITSSFSPDELKKAMKKIKEDLKPASRDTEQQDSVSSQFRPLEELKRDMAQLDLLVETDVQIMRRLLDQFNSSNSTVQQRLSILLELEYLVHQVDNAQTLCSMGGLKLILEGLNSTDFRLQESSALVLGSALSSNPVVQVKAVESGALQTLLTVLATSQAHSVKKKVLFAVASLLRHFPFAQHHFLSHGGLQVLSELFRADGRGALRTRIVTMLYDMISEKELISQAGLDPALDASHEERVRQYSKVSLQGELLEEGWCSLVPQLLESSDHDCREKALRALLAMAPVCLEQYRSDRSLLGSLVSLRDQYQDMVQSEMILGEENGYFAEIVDLIDALKVKMTV encoded by the exons ATGCGGgaactgtttgtgtgtttgtgtgaagataGGAGAGATAAACAACACTTGTTTCTCTGCTTTTCACCTCATACCTTCATTGAAGCAG tcGTCATGAGGCTGCTCTCCAGTAGTGAAAGAGGAGCTTCATCCAGCTGCTTAACTCTGGCTTTTCTcatgctgctgctttgctgTCACATAACCAGCACTCTCAGCCAAAAG TCTGAATCTGCTCTAACTGTGGTGGAGAAcatggaaggaggagaaggagcaagtagcgatgatgatggtgatgaggtGACgattgatgaagatgaagaggaaggagattTAGAAGTGGTGCAACCTACTGAGGAGTGGCAAACACTTAAACCAG gccaGGCAGTGCCAGCAGGTTCTCATGTGAGGCTGAATCTGCAGACAGGTCAGAGGGAGGTGAGACTGGGAGAGGAACAGCTTAAATACTGGACACAGGAGCACAG ggaggagaaggagatcACGTCTTCCTTCAGTCCTGATGAGCTGAAAAAAGCCATGAAGAAGATCAAGGAGGACCTGAAACCTGcaagcagagacacagagcagcag gactcTGTGTCATCTCAGTTTCGTCCTCTGGAGGAGTTAAAGAGAGACATGGCTCAGCTGGACCTGCTGGTAGAGACGGATGTTCAG ATTATGAGGCGTCTGCTGGATCAGTTCAACAGCAGCAACTCAACAGTGCAGCAGAGGCTGAGCATCCTGCTGGAGCTGGAGTATCTGGTGCATCag gtggaTAACGCTCAGACCCTGTGCTCGATGGGGGGTCTAAAATTAATTCTTGAAGGTCTGAACAGCACTGACTTCAGATTACAGGAGAGCTCTGCCCTCGTCCTGGGCTCTGCTCTGTCCAG TAACCCGGTGGTCCAGGTGAAGGCAGTGGAGAGCGGCGCCCTTCAGACTCTGTTAACCGTCCTGGCCACATCACAAGCACACAGCGTCAAAAAGAAG GTTCTGTTCGCAGTGGCATCCCTCTTGCGTCACTTCCCCTTTGCgcagcatcacttcctgtcacacgGCGGGCTGCAGGTGCTGTCTGAACTGTTCAGAGCAGACGGGAGAGGAGCGCTGCGTACACGCATCGTCACCATGTTATACGACATGATCAGCGAGAAG GAGCTGATCTCTCAGGCGGGTCTGGACCCGGCCCTGGACGCCTCCCACGAGGAGCGAGTACGTCAGTATTCCAAAGTGTCCCTGCAGggggagctgctggaggagggcTGGTGCAGTCTGGTGCCACAGCTGCTGGAGTCCTCTGATCATGACTGCAGAGAGAAG GCTTTGCGAGCTCTGTTGGCGATGGCTCCTGTGTGTTTGGAGCAGTACCGCTCAGACCGCTCCCTGCTGGGCTCTCTGGTCTCTCTGAGAGACCAGTACCAGGACATGGTCCAATCAGAGATGATTCTAGGAGAGGAGAACGGCTACTTCGCAGAGATTGTTGATCTGATAGATGCACTGAAGGTGAAAATGACTGTCTGA
- the sil1 gene encoding nucleotide exchange factor SIL1 isoform X2, with protein MRELFVCLCEDRRDKQHLFLCFSPHTFIEAVVMRLLSSSERGASSSCLTLAFLMLLLCCHITSTLSQKSESALTVVENMEGGEGASSDDDGDEVTIDEDEEEGDLEVVQPTEEWQTLKPGQAVPAGSHVRLNLQTGQREVRLGEEQLKYWTQEHRCKEITSSFSPDELKKAMKKIKEDLKPASRDTEQQDSVSSQFRPLEELKRDMAQLDLLVETDVQIMRRLLDQFNSSNSTVQQRLSILLELEYLVHQVDNAQTLCSMGGLKLILEGLNSTDFRLQESSALVLGSALSSNPVVQVKAVESGALQTLLTVLATSQAHSVKKKVLFAVASLLRHFPFAQHHFLSHGGLQVLSELFRADGRGALRTRIVTMLYDMISEKELISQAGLDPALDASHEERVRQYSKVSLQGELLEEGWCSLVPQLLESSDHDCREKALRALLAMAPVCLEQYRSDRSLLGSLVSLRDQYQDMVQSEMILGEENGYFAEIVDLIDALKVKMTV; from the exons ATGCGGgaactgtttgtgtgtttgtgtgaagataGGAGAGATAAACAACACTTGTTTCTCTGCTTTTCACCTCATACCTTCATTGAAGCAG tcGTCATGAGGCTGCTCTCCAGTAGTGAAAGAGGAGCTTCATCCAGCTGCTTAACTCTGGCTTTTCTcatgctgctgctttgctgTCACATAACCAGCACTCTCAGCCAAAAG TCTGAATCTGCTCTAACTGTGGTGGAGAAcatggaaggaggagaaggagcaagtagcgatgatgatggtgatgaggtGACgattgatgaagatgaagaggaaggagattTAGAAGTGGTGCAACCTACTGAGGAGTGGCAAACACTTAAACCAG gccaGGCAGTGCCAGCAGGTTCTCATGTGAGGCTGAATCTGCAGACAGGTCAGAGGGAGGTGAGACTGGGAGAGGAACAGCTTAAATACTGGACACAGGAGCACAGGTGT aaggagatcACGTCTTCCTTCAGTCCTGATGAGCTGAAAAAAGCCATGAAGAAGATCAAGGAGGACCTGAAACCTGcaagcagagacacagagcagcag gactcTGTGTCATCTCAGTTTCGTCCTCTGGAGGAGTTAAAGAGAGACATGGCTCAGCTGGACCTGCTGGTAGAGACGGATGTTCAG ATTATGAGGCGTCTGCTGGATCAGTTCAACAGCAGCAACTCAACAGTGCAGCAGAGGCTGAGCATCCTGCTGGAGCTGGAGTATCTGGTGCATCag gtggaTAACGCTCAGACCCTGTGCTCGATGGGGGGTCTAAAATTAATTCTTGAAGGTCTGAACAGCACTGACTTCAGATTACAGGAGAGCTCTGCCCTCGTCCTGGGCTCTGCTCTGTCCAG TAACCCGGTGGTCCAGGTGAAGGCAGTGGAGAGCGGCGCCCTTCAGACTCTGTTAACCGTCCTGGCCACATCACAAGCACACAGCGTCAAAAAGAAG GTTCTGTTCGCAGTGGCATCCCTCTTGCGTCACTTCCCCTTTGCgcagcatcacttcctgtcacacgGCGGGCTGCAGGTGCTGTCTGAACTGTTCAGAGCAGACGGGAGAGGAGCGCTGCGTACACGCATCGTCACCATGTTATACGACATGATCAGCGAGAAG GAGCTGATCTCTCAGGCGGGTCTGGACCCGGCCCTGGACGCCTCCCACGAGGAGCGAGTACGTCAGTATTCCAAAGTGTCCCTGCAGggggagctgctggaggagggcTGGTGCAGTCTGGTGCCACAGCTGCTGGAGTCCTCTGATCATGACTGCAGAGAGAAG GCTTTGCGAGCTCTGTTGGCGATGGCTCCTGTGTGTTTGGAGCAGTACCGCTCAGACCGCTCCCTGCTGGGCTCTCTGGTCTCTCTGAGAGACCAGTACCAGGACATGGTCCAATCAGAGATGATTCTAGGAGAGGAGAACGGCTACTTCGCAGAGATTGTTGATCTGATAGATGCACTGAAGGTGAAAATGACTGTCTGA